A genome region from Eurosta solidaginis isolate ZX-2024a chromosome 2, ASM4086904v1, whole genome shotgun sequence includes the following:
- the LOC137239821 gene encoding uncharacterized protein, translated as MLLTRSGSNSGHVDDDGGSDDLNTTVQEQNVIEQQQQSPLELQISAMVKQMAELQNTVAQLASMSNNAATGLRLGEGNSSTGENDIIRENESIAETLASLNRVLSSSSGQGAVKKLYDLPEFDGKPEDWPMFRESFIMTTQEYGYNERQNMIRLQKAIKGKAREVVECLLIHSNNVPKVIDVLGERFGRPEQLVKSQITRVRSCAPIPENRLDMLVPFATKVQNVTTFLEAAGCEHLLANPTLMEELLFKLPTSRRLEWTRHAINITPKATICHFSEWIQELARVVNITCLNSTQETRPVQRSNEGRMKFFHVGTNGKQAVSCELCTEAHHIEECSQFKTMDVESRWKVVRNRRLCFNCLRRGHRSNMCGKEQQCSAPNCAKKVHVLLHADEQRIAGGVQRQDTTRQPVFTNAVATQENLNILFKILPVKLYANGREVVYYAFIDEGSAVSLMNRRLANQLALIGNKEKLTLQWFGNNAVTQTVFNSNIQISGLDANARRFCMKNVKVVEHLQLPKQTLNKSELQWKHRFSKQLPIAEYDAAIPELLIGLDNAHLGVAKRVIADGRRGPTDVLTKLGWVLYGPSHVQQPSGKYHSLFAHKSGESKLEQLVENFIVNDAMEASGAHAHVESAADDKAKHLLNTTTVRKGQRYETGLLWKNSGTP; from the coding sequence ATGCTACTAACGCGTTCAGGGTCAAATAGCGGTCATGTAGATGACGATGGTGGTAGTGACGATCTAAATACCACTGTTCAAGAACAAAATGTaattgaacaacaacaacaatcaccaCTTGAGTTACAAATTAGCGCTATGGTAAAGCAAATGGCTGAATTACAAAACACAGTGGCGCAGCTTGCGAGTATGTCAAATAATGCGGCGACTGGTTTGCGTTTGGGTGAAGGCAACTCATCAACTGGGGAAAATGACATAATAAGGGAAAATGAGTCGATTGCAGAAACGTTGGCCAGTTTGAATCGCGTTTTGAGTAGTTCCTCCGGTCAAGGTGCCGTCAAGAAATTATATGATTTGCCAGAATTTGACGGAAAACCTGAAGACTGGCCAATGTTTCGCGAATCGTTCATTATGACGACTCAGGAGTACGGGTATAATGAGCGGCAAAATATGATAAGACTTCAGAAGGCCATTAAAGGAAAGGCGCGCGAAGTAGTTGAATGTCTGCTCATTCATAGCAACAATGTaccaaaagttatcgatgtgttagGTGAGCGTTTTGGTAGACCAGAGCAACTAGTCAAGAGTCAGATTACGCGCGTTCGAAGTTGTGCGCCAATACCGGAAAATCGTTTGGATATGCTGGTGCCGTTTGCTACAAAGGTGCAAAATGTAACGACGTTTCTCGAAGCTGCTGGTTGTGAACACCTGCTAGCCAATCCTACCCTTATGGAAGAGTTGCTGTTTAAGCTGCCAACATCGCGAAGATTAGAGTGGACTCGCCATGCCATAAACATTACACCCAAAGCGACAATCTGCCATTTCAGTGAGTGGATACAGGAGCTGGCGCGCGTGGTGAACATCACCTGCCTCAATTCAACCCAGGAAACGCGACCGGTCCAAAGGAGTAATGAAGGGCGGATGAAATTCTTTCACGTTGGTACAAACGGTAAGCAAGCGGTCAGCTGCGAATTGTGTACAGAGGCACATCACATAGAAGAATGCAGTCAGTTTAAGACAATGGACGTCGAATCGAGATGGAAGGTTGTGCGAAACAGAAGGTTGTGTTTTAATTGTCTAAGGCGTGGGCACAGAAGCAACATGTGTGGAAAAGAGCAGCAATGTTCTGCACCAAACTGCGCGAAGAAAGTGCACGTGCTGTTGCATGCAGATGAACAACGAATCGCTGGTGGAGTTCAGCGTCAAGACACAACAAGGCAACCAGTTTTTACTAACGCGGTCGCAACacaagaaaacttaaatattttgttCAAAATTCTACCCGTCAAATTGTATGCGAATGGGCGGGAGGTAGTTTATTATGCCTTTATTGACGAGGGTTCGGCAGTGTCGTTAATGAATAGGAGATTAGCAAATCAGCTTGCTCTGATAGGTAATAAAGAGAAGTTGACATTACAATGGTTCGGAAACAATGCTGTAACTCAAACGGTTTTTAATAGTAATATTCAAATATCAGGGCTCGATGCAAACGCGAggagattttgtatgaaaaacgttAAGGTCGTCGAACACTTGCAGTTGCCAAAGCAAACGCTGAACAAGTCAGAACTACAGTGGAAGCATCGGTTCTCTAAGCAGCTGCCAATAGCTGAGTACGACGCGGCGATACCAGAATTATTAATCGGTCTAGATAATGCGCACTTGGGCGTGGCGAAACGTGTAATAGCTGACGGAAGGCGCGGACCAACGGATGTGTTGACAAAGCTTGGATGGGTACTTTACGGACCAAGTCATGTGCAGCAACCGTCGGGAAAATACCATTCCCTGTTTGCGCATAAGAGCGGTGAGTCGAAGCTCGAGCAATTGGTTGAAAATTTCATAGTGAACGATGCGATGGAAGCCAGTGGTGCACATGCGCATGTGGAGAGCGCAGCGGATGACAAAGCCAAACATTTACTTAACACAACGACAGTTCGAAAGGGGCAACGATACGAAACGGGACTCCTGTGGAAGAACTCAGGAACTCCCTGA